The DNA region tatgaaaagtttttaaaaaagaaaacatacttCAATGAAAAGAGGTACAAGggatacaaaaatttatttgaaaaactaaaaaaaaagtttctaaaAAGAATCATTATTCCATTTTACTTGAAAAGTCTAGAAATGAGACTAAAAGAACTTGGAATATTATTAAGTAAATTATTGGTAAACctaaaaatgtcaacaatgaTCTACCTAAATGTTTGTCGCTTGATGGAAAAATGATAAAAGACGCAGCATCTATAACAAATGGGTTAAACGATTTTTTTGTCCATATTGGTTTTAGCCTCTCGGAAAAAAACCCATCGAGTAGTGAGTATTTTGTTGCATATTTGAAAAGATATAACAGTAGGATGGAAGAATATAATTTAACAATGGCCGAATTGAATACTGCTTTTAACACCTTGCAAAGCAACAAAAGTGCTGGTATTGATGAAATAAGTGTCAACGTCgtaaaaaatgtgtttgatcTGATTAAGCTTCcccttttttatgtatttaatcTATCTTTAACAGAGGGAATTATACCCGAAAAGTTAAAAATTGCTCGAATAACACCAATATTTAATTCAGGAGATCGCACCAATCTTACTAATTATAGAGCTATCTCAGTACTAccttgtttttctaaaattttagaacGCATTATGTACAATAGAATTGATTAATATTTTGTAGATAATGATATGTTGTACATAAAGCAATTTGGGTTTCAAAAAGGACATTCTACAGATCACGCGTTAAGCGAACTGCTAAATAAGATTtcaaaaagttttgataaaaatatgtttacacTTGGGGTGTTTATTGATCTTTCAAAAGCATTTGATACCTTGAGCCAAAAAATTCCCCTATCAATGTTGCAAAATTACGGTGTACAGGACTCAAACTTACTTTGGTTTAAAGAATATCTTACGGACAGAAAATGTATTTCTCACAGTAATCATACGACTGAACTCAAAAATGTAAGTCTAAATCGGTCGACTTGCCATTAAAACTTCCAGATCTATACATAAATGAAATTAGCATAAAAAGGGAAAGTTCTCTAAACCTTTTAGGTATACTTATTGACAAAAACCTATCTTGGAAAACCCATATATATACAGTAGAGAATAAGAtttccaaaaatattgagaTATTATACAAAGCAAAGCCATCACTAAATTTTCATTGTCTTAAAAATTTatagtttttctttatttaacatattgtAACATTGTCTGGGCTAGCACTAATCATTCTAAACTTACAAAAATTTACAGTAAACAGACGCACGCATGTCGCATAATATTTGGCAAGGACAGATACACCACAGTCGAACCGTTATTGAGAAAAATAAGGGCGTTGAGTATATAAACTGAACATGCACCAGGTTTTGTTGTTTATGTATAAAATCAGGTATGACATTGCACCCAAGGCCTTCACAAATCAGTTTCTAGAAATAAAACACAGGTATAacacaagaaattttaaaaaacttttttaacaatCCAAAGACCTTACTAGTGACCAGTCGATACTCAATATCTTATCGTGGGCCATTATTATGGAACACAATCTTACATGAGGACAAAAAATCTATTTGCTTGTTGATGCATTTTAAGAAAACCACAAAACATTTCTTGTTATTTAATAGTTAAGATTCGCGATATTTTTAGTATCACATTGTTGTAATTTTTACAACTCTAGAggtattgtaaatattttttcttcacgtTAATTTTAACCTGTTCTCTTGAACTGGATAGAGCTTGGTGATAagacaaaatatgtcttctaCTTTCTCCAGTCACTATTTGATTGTAAAAACGAACAAACATGTATAAAAGAATCTTATTCTGACGAAATAGATACTTACATGCATACATATACAAAAAGATACATCATGCACCGGGAACGAAGTTGTTAAAGGTGCGCGATTGAAAGATTACGAAGCTAATTACGTATTTCCTAGCTAAAAAGGCGCCAACGTGGTTGGAGTCTACTAAGCAGAATTGTTTTGAAATTGTAGCCCTCTAGATTAGTTGAAATGTACCTAGAATTTGTATGGATGTAACATAAAAATGGATCATAACTGCAGAAAATATACCGATAAATTGCGTATAAGGCAAATATTAGATCTACGGCAACCTTTCTACTgctttatattctttttttatttgggGAGGGACTCTCGCTATCTCTCTGTAAAACTCCCCTGTGTCCTTTTTTATAAGGGTGTGACTAGGGCGTtagacaaaaaatataaaactgcaAAAAATAGCTTCTTagggaatattttttaaatcggTAAGGAGTAGTTTACAACCGTTCATTTGCGACAAAAAGATTTTCCATAAATGAATCAATCATATTGACAATGCAGTTTGGTAGAatgttcgctttcagtgcggaagCAATCCTGTTTTCAGGGCTCTTCTGCGTCCATGATACTCACAGGACGACTGTGTAAAATCAAGGTGTATCTAAGGTTCAAACCCTGACCGAGTCACGCCACAGACTATGAAAGTCTATTCTTTCGGGTTAgtttcagcatgagaataagttgatatcttaggcggttacCTAGTGGAGCATTTGCTATGCTTGCTTGGCGTTGGTAGCTCAAACAGGAGCTCTAAATGTACCCCCTTCCTCACAGGACCCTAGCTGCTAGCAGTACTAATAGGAGCCGGTAAGGCTATCATCCtgcataaataattttaatagtaataaaaataaaaaggtcaTAATTTCTAGTAAAAATTTTCCTTTAAACAGTACCATTTTCTGTGATTCTGTGATTTgacgggttttttttaaaaaaaaattgtagaacGTAATTTTGAGTTAGAGAACTCTGAACTACTTTTGCGAACTACTACTGaactacttttaatttttttatctgcgCGATTAGTTttgaagaaaatcacaaaaattagtTTCACAAAATTAAGTTGCAAATATTTACTTtctgcaaaaatttttttctcctAAAGTATACACAGTACTTACTAAACAAGTACGATGATACACCAGTGCGACCGTCAAGCAGCTTTTCCTTTGTTTAAGTAGAATGAGTTAATAATATGTCAATCAATAGCAACCTACGCGCGTTGACCCCCCACTGTGTTACTTTCGCTGATACAAACTAGTCACCACCGCCGAGTACTCGTCATCTATTTTGTGATacataatgttaaaaaaaaacccaaGTAACATTATTCTCATTTTCAAGGAGGAGATTCTTCATAACCCTTTTAAATCGTTCTATAGTAGTATTCATTTTAAATCTATTGTCTCTGTTCCATAACTGTGTTATTCTAGTTTTCATGGAATAACCGCTCAATTTTAGAGTTGTTTttagtataataaaattaactttggaGTACCTTGTGTTGTGTTTATGTTAAACCTGCTCGAATTTAAAGAACTGCTCCTTTGCTCGATATTGTTCCAATATTTTTGACAAGGCAAAAACGGTACAATTTGAAAGAGAGGAAGATCAGTTTTCTCTACTCGGACTTGCATGTTTGAGACTACTATTTCCATCAGTCATGTTCTCCAAAGTGCACTTTGAGAAAACGGCTGATGGTGTGCAGTGGCCAGCGACAGAAATTGCCTCTTCttgatttgttaaattatgttgTATTATTTACCCACATAGATATCATATGCCAGGATTGTTTTGATAACTTGTCAAATTAATACCTCTGCGGAGAAGTGCATCCGTACGTGTAAATAAAtggaaaaagaaagagaaagggTATTTCATTTTGAAAGTAATTACgtttttattgaagatattatttcggtttgtctgttcagtattcatattactgtggaaagtttatcatttcttgaacatgatagtttagaaggcgacgtttcgggagattcttctcccatcatcgagcaaagtaaaatgatgttgagcgtGTATTTATATAATATCAGAGGATcgaatttcataaaaattaaccaaccaGAAACAAGCTGATAATTACcgttaattacagtaattaacatttccggacctagatgtaggtaactattTCTtttgtagggctggtaaccaaatctcaggaagttgatacgagatgctgtttatgtgtttcttCGTTCTagactgttgatggtttctttaatcttccttgtcgttgttctggattctctgtcaatgatttttttctcatcccaattaaactgatgactacTGCCCAAGCTGTGGTCCCCAATTTCGTtattcttcacatctccgtttctcactgcgcgcatatgttcttgtactcgtttcttaaactttctttttgtttcgcctacatgcactgcatcacaatctttacacaggatttcgtaaacaacattgttttgttcttccatgtttattttgtcttttggtttagacaaagtgcttcttagggtgtctttagagttaagaatgcatttgatcttgtgttgccttaaaactggACGAAAGAACTCGCTGGTGCCTGGTACGAAGGGTaagaatgctgatgcgataaattcctctgatgtttccttgttgtcttcGTTGcctcttctcttcattttattttctacttttgtgatgactttatgactgtatccatttgcgattaatgcatttcttacacgtcgaatttcttctttcctctcctgtttgtcactgactacgctgttggcacgattcagtaatgaagatattaCACTTTCTGTGCAAGAtatctgatggtttgattcgaagttaaggtactggtcagtgtgtgttggtttacgatacactgaaactgaaatggaaccattcttgcgtttgaccaaagtgttcaggaaagcgatacttccatcgtgttcaagctcaacaggagtttgatttgtcgatgtaggccgttgatgtgttcatggaactcttctaaTCCAATCCGACCAATAGTCTCCTACACtggaacaccgttatacaacatatcaaaatttgttgcttctatCCTTAGCATATTTACAGTaagtgaccacagcaaaaactcaaaagagttttcggaatacatcagagaaataaagatagcagacgacgaatgcatggtatcatttgatgtcacatcactctacacaaatgttcccataaaagacaccttagACGTCATTTAATACCttatcgaaaacgatgctgcattcggtgaaaagacgaagattccagtaccggattCTCTGcgtttaataagaacttctacactcaaacagacgtAGTTGCCATGGGAGGacctgcatcatcagtagtcgcagaaatatacatgcaagcacacgagacaacagcattagtcacattagacagacgtccaaaggtttggaaaagatttgttgacgatGTATttgccataatcaaaagatctcgTCTGGAAGAGTTCCAACGCTAGGTATATATAAGAACGACGTTTGCAGATGTTAATTCGAAAGTTACGAAGTAAATGATGTTGGAGTCGTAAAGAAGTCTGAATTATTAAAAATTGCGAAATGTTACCTCTGCTGCTGTGGCTGTTGCTGCTTGGGCGAATGGATGATGTAGTCAAATGATGGTTAAGTAAATAACCACAGTTAGTTAAGTAGGGGTACCGAAAGCTTTTAGAAATTGACTTTAAATGTTGTAATCTTCCTCTTCGGGAATTAATTCAGGCTAAAAAACTATGGATGGAAAAGTACTTTTTAAGGGTGAAAGAGCGCCACATTTTCAATTTGTGAAACTCTGCACGTTCGACTTAAAAGTTCAAGTCGAACATGGCCAGCTTCACAAGTTGAAAATGCAGTTATTGTCGCAAATGGAAAGTCAAGCTTCCTACAAGTTGAAAAAAGCATATTGTAACAGGTCGGCAAACACATATTTTTTTACGTCAAAAAACACACGTTTGTAATAGTTGAAAATAATAACGTGAAGTTGAGATACATGTTTTATGAGTGGAAAATATTCATATTTTATATGCCAGTCAAAATATAACTATTTGAATTATTCAAATCACCTCGAAACTCGGAATCATTCTTTTAGTGAATTTGCAAGTCTAGTCCATTTTTGAATCATATGGCACGTCATACTAAACAAAGGGGCAAAAGTGCTCCGCTCGTTGCTTTACAAAGGCTTCGCAATAACCGTTGCATGCCAGCACGATCAACAACGCTTCAACCAGTCTGTGTGATTGTTTTATAGATGACTTACTATaagctttgtttacatttttttctaaaaaaaaagagtttttttaCCAATCAGATCTTCTAAAAGAAGTATTAGCCAattgaattgctttattttgcctgccaaaaaacaaaaaatttattaagaCAGCAAGTCATCTATTGTATTGTGTCGGTTCTTTTTATGTCTCTTTCTTGTTTCTTTGATTTGTGGGGAAACATCCTACCTAACGACCTAAGTGAAGGGAgtgctgataagccgcaaacgcccgcatttATTAGGGAAAgtcacgagggtgccgataaagCTGCATACGCTGTAAAAAGTGTGGgtgttttcgggcgagttcggcattttgaaaaaattcaagtattcgcccgaaaaaaacctgcatagctAGGCCCAAACAATgccaaaaaaacaaagaaaacagacactaatataattaataaagaaactataaaaattaatgtGTATCGAAATTCTTAAaataactgtttttgatggtttttgataagtttactttataaatataactctatataaactttattaactcctttctcttcaagcgccttgTTCCCAACTATCGTTCGTATGGTTTGTTACTAGGAATTGCATTTGGGTAATGTTCCGggcacgagggtgccgataagccgcatacgccggaAAAAGTgtgggcgttttcgggcgagttcggcgttttgaaaaaaattcaattattcgcccgaaaaaacctgcatagacccgaacaatgccagaaagaaaaaaaaacagacacaatatatgattcaaaaaaactataaaaattaaaataaacttactatttcGTAGCGAATTTCttagaagaactgtttttgatggtttttgaacaagtttactttataaataacttatatataaactttattaactcctttctcatcaagcgccttcttcccaatcatcctccgcatggtttgttacaaggaattgcatttcgggaatgttctgggcgagttcgggaaagtgcgggcggtttcggagGACAACCgccaaatttatttgaaaagtcgcccgaactcgcccgtatatatgcgggcgttgcggcttatcggcaccctcttttcCGGACGAGCTCAGGAAAGTGCGGCGGTGGCCGTATATATGTGGTTGGTATATATGCGTTTGCGGCAAGTCCAGGcaactttttgaattaaattgcAGTTATCCTCCGAAACCGCCCCCACTTTCCCAAACTTGCCAGAAACTCACCCAGAGCATTTCAGAAAAGAGTAAACTATATCAGGTAGGGAAATCCTACTCTTAATTAAACTATATAGCTTAGTTTGGAGATCTCCTAAATAAGCTGTATCATACAGCTTTGTAAGGTGACATACATCTAAATTAAGAGGTAGAAAagttttaactttaaatttagCGGAT from Hydractinia symbiolongicarpus strain clone_291-10 chromosome 6, HSymV2.1, whole genome shotgun sequence includes:
- the LOC130648249 gene encoding uncharacterized protein LOC130648249; the encoded protein is MIKDAASITNGLNDFFVHIGFSLSEKNPSSSEYFVAYLKRYNSRMEEYNLTMAELNTAFNTLQSNKSAGIDEISVNVVKNVFDLIKLPLFYVFNLSLTEGIIPEKLKIARITPIFNSGDRTNLTNYRAISVLPCFSKILERIMYNRID